Genomic DNA from Harpia harpyja isolate bHarHar1 chromosome 13, bHarHar1 primary haplotype, whole genome shotgun sequence:
GGGCCAGCGACCACATTTATTCAGGGTGAAGCTCAGCTGCCTGAGGACCTGGGTAATTAGCAGCACAAACACAAATAAACCTTTGCCCTGTTTATCAGAGCTCGTCTCTGCGACGGCAATTAGAGGAACAGGTTGGTGCTGCCAGGCTGGAATATCCTCCGGGACTTTACCATAACCTGGTTTCATCCAGGGGCTGATTTTTCCCCCCTTGCAACTCACTGTGGGGAGTcacacatcttaaaaaaaataatacttaccaatttgctgcttttttcccctatttctttttttttttgagtgcccAAAGAGCGTTCGCCCATCCGAATTTTTGCCGTGTCTTTCAGCTATTTTTAACCCCCCTGATCTCATCCTCGCTCACTCCCAGCgggtgggggctgcggggcgAGGGAGGCAGCAAACCTGCTCGAAAGCGGGCAGCTTGCACCCAATTTTTTTACAAGACGGCGCCAAGCAGCCAACCTGAGCCTGGCTTTCCTCCCCATCACAAAGGACAGGCTCTTGCATCTTCCCTGCTCTTTTAATTAAGCCCCTTGCTAACCATCCCAACCAAAACACTGACATTAAAGGACCTTCACTCAAACATTTCCTGACATAAGACCAGATTTTGGGGGGAGGTGGAGGAAAGAAAGAGCATCAGTATCTGAACCCAAGGAgagattaatttgctttttatggACCATAAAACCACAGCTAACGTGCAACAGAAGAATTTCTGGCTTAAACAGGGGTTTGTTCTGCCTGTTTGTGCTGTTAAGGGCGGTACCTCATGAGAGACCATCATCTCTTTTCTGCATTGAACTTAATCTCTGGGCTGAGTGCCGACTCTTAAGGAAGCTGGTCCATTAgttgctgcaaaaaaacccactccagaCCCATACCTTAATTGTTTCTTGCTGTAATGTGAGCAGAAAGAGCATCCAAAGCATCCAAGGATGCTGCGAAATGCCTACCCACGCTTTGCTGGGAATGCTTCGCTCTCCCTCCCCCCAGCATCCTGGCATGCACGGGGGAATTCTGGGGATAGCTCAGCCACGGGCAGGATAGAAAAAACCTTTGCTGTCGCTGGGCTCCCATATTAAACACGAGGGTAACAGTAATGCAACGCTCCTTGGCGTTGCGGGGAGGAATCTGAAGGGATTTTACAGCTTGCGAGGTGTTTTCCAAAGGTCTTTCCAAAGGATTTGCAGACCTGATGTGTATTATACATGCTGGATTATACACAGGGTGAGAAAAGGCTCATTAAAATGGGATTGCATCCTTGCCAGCCCACCAGCTAACGTAGGAGACGCCTAGCATGCCCCTGGGATGCCAGTAGCAAAACACTGAGTAAGCAGTTATTTGCAAACACATTAAACTAgaaaaatgctgttcttcagtTAAGGCCTGTTGCACATCAACAGGGACTTGGGCAAAACACGCTGAATTTtattctctaggaaaaaaaaacctccggGGCAAGGCTAGGCACTGCCCTCCTTGCAGCCCTGGGTAACCAAAAGCTTTGAGACTGGGCTGAATCTGTTCATAGCCATCAATCCTTGCACAGCAGAAATCTCATTTATATAATCTGATTGGATAGAGCAGGTTGGTAAGTGGATTTTTATCTCCcaaccaagtgaaacatttttcctaaaaGCTTTTCTTCCACTACTTAAAATTGCCATTACTAGCAGAAGACCTGTTGGGGAGGTGGgggatacatacatacatacgtacatacatatatatatatatatatgcgtgtgtgtgtattaaaaaaaaaaaatatatataaaatattttaaaatatatacataaaaataaggGGGATTGGGGAGGATAAATATGCATTTAAGTCCAAAGCTGTTTGTTCTGCAGCTGGATTAAAGGGGACGATATGTGTTTTATACGATGCATAAGTAAGGGAGTCTAAAGCCTGTGATGCTCGCGGCAGCGCGGATGCAGGGGCTGCGGGGTCTCTGCCTCCTGCCCGTAACGCTGCCTGTCCTTGTGTCCCGCAGCCATGGCCAGGCTCCTCGTCACCTGCTGCCTGGTGGCCCTGTTCCTCGGCGCCTTCACCGACGTCGCCTTCTCGAAGAAGGGCAAAGGCAAACCCAGCGGAGGCGGCTGGGGAACGGGGAGCCACCGCCAGCCCAGCTACCCCCGCCAGCCCGGCTACCCCCAAAATCCTGGCTATCCCCATAATCCGGGCTACCCCCACAACCCCGGCTACCCCCACAACCCCGGGTACCCCCACAACCCCGGGTACCCCCACAAcccaggctggggacagggttACAACCCATCCAGCGGAGGAAGCTACCACAACCAAAAGCCATGGAAACCCCCCAAATCCAAGACCAACTTCAAGCACatggccggggcggcggcggcgggcgccgtGGTGGGAGGTTTGGGGGGCTACGCCATGGGACGCGTCATGTCGGGGATGCACTATCGCTTCGACAGCCCCGATGAGTACCGATGGTGGAACGAAAATTCGGCGCGTTACCCCAACCAGGTTTACTACCGGGATTACAGCAGCCCCGTCTCACAGGACGTCTTCGTCGCCGACTGCTTTAACATCACGGTGACCGAATACAACATCGGACCCGCCGCCAAGAAGAACGCCTCGGAGGCTGGCTCGGCAGTGAACCAAACGGAGACCGAGCTGGAGACCAAGGTGGTGACGAAGGTGATCCGGGAGATGTGCATCCAGCAGTACCGCGAGTACCGCCTGGCCTCCGGAATCCGGCTGCATCTCGCCGATGCCTCCCtcgccgccctcctcctcctcaccctcttcGCCATGCACTGACGTGCCCCGGATCCCACGGCTTCAAAATGTCACCCGTGTCCCCGTGGGGACCCCCCCGAACCCCCCCCTGTTCTTGCTTGCGGTCATCTTTGGTGAAGAGCCCTTGGGGCGCATGGGCACCGACGCTCCCCATCACCTCCCCGGAGGCTCCGGTTTAGGTGACCAGATGAAAATTTCATTCTCTGCCCCAAACGCGTCCCCAGCGTGGCAGGACAGTGATGGAGCTAGATGCCCAAAAAAATGGCCTTCaccacttcctcctcctcggggCCACCCCGAGAGGGACCAGGCAGAGAGGAACTCAGCCGGTCCTTGGCATCCCTGCAAGAGCGTTTCCGAAAATCCTGTTTGCTAACAAGCAGGGTTTTACCTAATCCCCTTAGTCCCGCTGCCACCAAAAACTCTTTGCCCGGGGCACGCCGCAGCGTTGCACCCGAGCACCTAT
This window encodes:
- the PRNP gene encoding major prion protein homolog, whose protein sequence is MARLLVTCCLVALFLGAFTDVAFSKKGKGKPSGGGWGTGSHRQPSYPRQPGYPQNPGYPHNPGYPHNPGYPHNPGYPHNPGYPHNPGWGQGYNPSSGGSYHNQKPWKPPKSKTNFKHMAGAAAAGAVVGGLGGYAMGRVMSGMHYRFDSPDEYRWWNENSARYPNQVYYRDYSSPVSQDVFVADCFNITVTEYNIGPAAKKNASEAGSAVNQTETELETKVVTKVIREMCIQQYREYRLASGIRLHLADASLAALLLLTLFAMH